The following proteins are co-located in the Egicoccus sp. AB-alg2 genome:
- a CDS encoding acyl-CoA dehydrogenase family protein, with protein MSLSFALSPEQEEFRKVVRRFAEDVIAPAADEMNAQARFPVEIVRQMGELGLFGIPFSSAYDGMDGDYLTLCLAIEELGRVDQSMGITLEAGVGLGAAPIDEFGTEEQKQRWLPELCRGEKLGGFGLTEPGGGSDVYGATRTRAVQDGDHWVINGGKVFITNSGTEMTSIVTVTAFTGEDEMTSIVVPVDTPGFSVAPPYRKVGWHASDTRELILEDVRVPVENTLGERGAGFRQFLATLDDGRIAISALAVGLIQGCVDECVRYSQEREAFGKPIGKQQALAFKIADLEVAAQTARQMYYYACWRKMEGLPYKREASISKLFSSEQAVTAAREATQVFGGYGFTTEYRVGRFYQDAKILEIGEGTSEVQRMLIARSLGL; from the coding sequence GTGTCCTTGTCGTTCGCGCTCAGCCCGGAGCAGGAGGAGTTCCGGAAAGTCGTGCGCCGGTTCGCCGAGGACGTGATCGCCCCGGCGGCCGACGAGATGAACGCGCAGGCCCGCTTCCCCGTGGAGATCGTGCGGCAGATGGGCGAGCTCGGCCTGTTCGGCATCCCGTTCAGCTCCGCGTACGACGGCATGGACGGCGACTACCTGACGCTGTGCCTGGCCATCGAGGAGCTCGGGCGGGTCGACCAGTCCATGGGCATCACCCTGGAGGCCGGGGTCGGCCTCGGCGCGGCGCCGATCGACGAGTTCGGCACCGAGGAACAGAAGCAGCGCTGGCTGCCCGAGCTGTGCCGTGGCGAGAAGCTCGGCGGGTTCGGGCTGACCGAGCCCGGCGGCGGCTCGGACGTGTACGGCGCCACCCGCACCCGCGCCGTCCAGGACGGCGACCACTGGGTCATCAACGGCGGGAAGGTGTTCATCACCAATTCGGGCACGGAGATGACCTCGATCGTCACCGTCACCGCCTTCACCGGCGAGGACGAGATGACCTCGATCGTCGTGCCGGTCGACACCCCTGGGTTCTCCGTCGCGCCGCCCTACCGCAAGGTGGGCTGGCACGCCTCGGACACGCGCGAGCTGATCCTCGAGGACGTCCGCGTGCCGGTGGAGAACACCCTCGGCGAGCGTGGGGCCGGGTTCCGCCAGTTCCTCGCGACCCTCGACGACGGCCGCATCGCGATCTCCGCCCTGGCGGTCGGGCTCATCCAGGGCTGCGTCGACGAGTGCGTGCGCTACAGCCAGGAGCGCGAGGCGTTCGGCAAGCCGATCGGCAAGCAGCAGGCGCTGGCCTTCAAGATCGCCGACCTCGAGGTGGCCGCCCAGACCGCCCGGCAGATGTACTACTACGCCTGCTGGCGGAAGATGGAAGGTCTGCCCTACAAGCGTGAGGCGTCCATCAGCAAGCTGTTCTCCTCCGAGCAGGCCGTCACGGCGGCGCGCGAGGCGACCCAGGTCTTCGGCGGGTACGGGTTCACGACCGAATACCGGGTCGGGCGCTTCTACCAGGACGCCAAGATCCTGGAGATCGGCGAGGGAACGAGCGAGGTGCAGCGCATGCTGATCGCCCGTTCCCTCGGCCTGTGA
- a CDS encoding septum formation family protein: MPDLPPPPNPNTNPPAGTNGPGSFPDTPTTNPDTPWPNVPPGVPAAGWGSTTDPDGGPKPSTGTRLRSLARFVVPAIVLGGMLLSYLGQADRDADGTIVAAGKVTASDLRVGDCFDDRADEAQSEATVEIADVAAVPCGDPHDNEVFHAFELAGTTLPSDEEVFTLVDERCVPAFDEYVGQSFLTSELDLFPIWPTAEAFAAGDRMVLCSVYPMDGSKLTGSVRGSGR, translated from the coding sequence GTGCCGGACCTGCCACCGCCTCCGAACCCGAACACGAACCCGCCGGCCGGCACGAACGGGCCGGGGTCGTTCCCGGACACCCCGACGACGAACCCGGACACGCCGTGGCCGAACGTGCCGCCGGGTGTCCCGGCAGCCGGCTGGGGCTCGACGACCGACCCGGACGGAGGACCGAAGCCGTCGACCGGTACGCGGCTGCGCTCACTGGCCCGCTTCGTGGTTCCGGCGATCGTCCTCGGCGGCATGCTGCTGTCCTACCTCGGCCAGGCCGACCGTGACGCCGACGGCACGATCGTGGCAGCCGGCAAGGTGACCGCGAGCGACCTGCGCGTCGGCGACTGCTTCGACGACCGCGCCGACGAGGCGCAGTCCGAGGCGACGGTCGAGATCGCCGACGTGGCCGCCGTGCCGTGCGGCGACCCGCACGACAACGAGGTGTTCCACGCCTTCGAACTCGCTGGCACCACGTTGCCGTCGGACGAGGAGGTGTTCACCCTCGTGGACGAGCGCTGCGTGCCGGCCTTCGACGAGTACGTGGGCCAGTCCTTCCTCACCTCGGAGCTGGACCTGTTCCCCATCTGGCCGACGGCCGAGGCCTTCGCGGCCGGCGACCGCATGGTGCTCTGCTCGGTCTACCCGATGGACGGCTCGAAGCTGACCGGCAGCGTCCGCGGCAGCGGCCGCTGA
- a CDS encoding ATP-binding cassette domain-containing protein — translation MDVEVDGLGKTYKVPVREAGLANAVKSLFRREHHDVRAVADLSFGIEPGEVVGFLGPNGAGKTTTLKMLSGLLHPTAGRAHVLGHTPSRREREYLGQITLVMGNRNQLQWDLPVVDSFEMNRAIYGIARPDFERTRDELVELLEIGQLVTKPVRNLSLGERMKAEIAGALLHRPQVLFLDEPTIGLDVTMQKRIRTFLAEYNRRHGASIMLTSHYMADVTALCRRVIVIHHGRLLYDGPLAELAQRFDTSKTIGVTLAEPGTDLSSYGEVTGVDGPRVTIRVSRAEASAVAGKLLADLQPTDLTIEDPPIDDVIEQVFAAPDLPGAADATAGQGVADGAAG, via the coding sequence ATGGACGTCGAGGTCGACGGGCTCGGCAAGACCTACAAGGTTCCCGTGCGAGAGGCAGGCCTTGCCAACGCCGTCAAGAGCCTCTTTCGGCGCGAGCACCATGACGTCCGTGCGGTGGCGGATCTGAGCTTCGGCATCGAGCCGGGAGAGGTGGTCGGCTTCCTCGGCCCCAACGGTGCGGGGAAGACGACCACGCTGAAGATGCTCTCCGGTCTGCTGCATCCCACCGCCGGTCGCGCCCACGTGCTGGGCCACACGCCGTCCCGGCGCGAGCGCGAGTACCTTGGCCAGATCACCCTGGTCATGGGCAACCGCAACCAGCTGCAGTGGGATCTGCCGGTCGTCGACTCGTTCGAGATGAACCGGGCCATCTACGGCATCGCCAGGCCGGACTTCGAACGCACCCGCGACGAACTCGTCGAGCTGCTCGAGATCGGCCAACTCGTCACCAAGCCCGTCCGCAACCTGTCACTCGGCGAGCGGATGAAGGCGGAGATCGCCGGCGCGCTGCTGCACCGCCCGCAGGTGCTGTTCCTGGACGAGCCCACGATCGGGCTCGACGTCACGATGCAGAAGCGCATCCGCACCTTCCTGGCCGAGTACAACCGGCGTCACGGCGCCAGCATCATGCTGACCAGCCACTACATGGCCGATGTCACGGCACTGTGCCGGCGGGTCATCGTCATCCACCACGGCCGGTTGCTCTACGACGGGCCGCTCGCCGAACTGGCCCAGCGCTTCGACACCAGCAAGACGATCGGCGTCACGCTCGCCGAGCCGGGCACCGACCTGTCCAGCTATGGCGAGGTGACCGGCGTCGACGGGCCGCGTGTCACGATCCGGGTCTCGCGGGCCGAGGCCAGCGCCGTTGCCGGCAAGCTCCTCGCCGACCTGCAACCCACCGACCTCACCATCGAGGATCCGCCGATCGACGATGTCATCGAGCAGGTGTTCGCTGCTCCCGACTTGCCCGGCGCGGCGGACGCGACGGCGGGCCAGGGTGTCGCCGACGGGGCGGCCGGGTGA
- a CDS encoding ABC transporter permease, with product MSAPATVGGPRPARVGRARQLLDFYATVSRTAVQEQFQYRTANYMYMIGMVVEPVIYLVVWSVVAEASGGQVGGYTPAGFAAYYIVWMLVRNMNIVFTPYGWEYRIREGQLSGMIVRPIHPLHYDLAYFAGWKVIAVVLWIPIAIVLGLLFRPEFSVNLAQAATFLVAIWGAYVIRTLLLFLLGMVTLWTTRVAALFELYFTAELLLSGRLVPLDLMPDWVLRWVDFLPFRSTFGFPIEALVADLSGPQLVRGLVAQAVWIAIGWAAAMLVWKRAVKRYTAVGN from the coding sequence GTGAGCGCTCCCGCGACGGTCGGCGGCCCACGGCCGGCCCGGGTGGGGCGTGCCCGGCAGCTCCTCGACTTCTACGCGACCGTGTCCCGCACCGCGGTGCAGGAGCAGTTCCAATACCGCACCGCCAACTACATGTACATGATCGGCATGGTGGTGGAGCCGGTCATCTACCTCGTGGTGTGGTCGGTCGTCGCCGAGGCCAGCGGGGGCCAGGTCGGCGGCTACACCCCGGCCGGGTTCGCGGCGTACTACATCGTGTGGATGCTCGTGCGGAACATGAACATCGTGTTCACCCCGTACGGCTGGGAGTACCGCATCCGCGAGGGCCAGCTGTCGGGGATGATCGTGCGGCCGATCCATCCGCTGCACTACGACCTGGCCTACTTCGCCGGCTGGAAGGTCATCGCGGTCGTCCTGTGGATCCCGATCGCCATCGTGCTCGGCCTGCTGTTCCGGCCCGAGTTCTCCGTCAACCTGGCCCAGGCGGCGACGTTCCTGGTGGCCATCTGGGGCGCGTACGTGATCCGCACGCTGCTGCTGTTCCTGCTCGGCATGGTCACGTTGTGGACCACCCGGGTGGCGGCACTGTTCGAGCTGTACTTCACCGCCGAACTGCTGCTGTCCGGCCGGCTCGTACCGCTCGACCTCATGCCCGACTGGGTGCTGCGCTGGGTCGACTTCCTGCCCTTCCGCTCCACGTTCGGGTTCCCGATCGAGGCGCTGGTCGCCGACCTGTCCGGGCCGCAGCTCGTCCGTGGACTCGTGGCACAGGCGGTGTGGATCGCGATCGGGTGGGCGGCCGCGATGCTGGTCTGGAAGCGCGCCGTCAAGCGCTACACCGCGGTGGGCAACTGA
- a CDS encoding ABC transporter permease, translated as MAAQTDVAHPAGLARPDAVRRRDVVGTLVRVSALNELQYRVNFFLQLFQSVVALGTAVAVVALVYLYTPSLGGWSPWELMVVVGVHTALGGVIRSLVQPSMQLLMDDIREGKLDFALTKPVDAQLLVSFRRITIWPLVDVAVGLGVVVVAAVQLGGGVTILGTAVFLAALCLGAVMIYCLWLVITTGAFWVVRMEHVAELFNGLYQAGRWPIGLFPGWLRIVFTVLVPLAFAVTLPSEALTGRAGLLALAGAAGFTVALAAFTRWFWRLGVRNYSGASA; from the coding sequence ATGGCGGCGCAGACGGACGTGGCGCACCCGGCTGGGCTTGCCCGGCCGGACGCGGTCCGCCGACGCGACGTGGTCGGCACCCTCGTCCGGGTCAGCGCGCTCAACGAACTGCAGTACCGCGTCAACTTCTTCCTGCAACTGTTCCAGTCCGTCGTCGCGCTCGGCACCGCCGTCGCCGTCGTCGCCCTGGTCTACCTCTACACCCCGTCGCTGGGCGGCTGGAGCCCGTGGGAATTGATGGTCGTGGTCGGCGTCCACACGGCGCTCGGTGGCGTCATCCGCTCCCTCGTCCAGCCGTCCATGCAGTTGCTCATGGACGACATCCGTGAAGGCAAGCTCGATTTCGCCCTGACCAAGCCGGTCGACGCGCAGCTGCTGGTCAGCTTTCGGCGCATCACCATCTGGCCGCTGGTCGACGTCGCGGTCGGGCTCGGCGTGGTGGTCGTCGCCGCCGTGCAACTCGGCGGGGGCGTCACGATCCTCGGCACAGCGGTGTTCCTCGCCGCCCTGTGCCTCGGGGCCGTGATGATCTACTGCCTGTGGCTGGTCATCACGACCGGGGCGTTCTGGGTCGTGCGCATGGAACACGTCGCGGAGCTGTTCAACGGCCTCTACCAGGCGGGCCGCTGGCCCATCGGCCTGTTCCCGGGCTGGCTGCGGATCGTCTTCACGGTGCTGGTGCCGCTCGCCTTCGCCGTGACCCTGCCGTCGGAGGCGCTGACCGGCCGGGCGGGGCTGCTGGCGCTGGCCGGCGCCGCTGGGTTCACCGTCGCCCTGGCCGCCTTCACCCGCTGGTTCTGGCGGCTGGGCGTTCGCAACTACAGCGGCGCCAGCGCCTGA
- a CDS encoding response regulator, whose amino-acid sequence MTVRVVLADDHQTFRANLRLLLDTLQDVEVVAEAGDGGQAVTAATSLAADVVLMDLHMPGGDGIRATERLVRETPHVGVLVLTTFEDESAIAAALSAGARGYLLKGASRDELSRAITAVARGEAFLGAPVARRVGGLLARGTAAPLPELSDRERELLAAVAAGESTQRVAARLHLSPKTVRNHLTSIYAKLGVGSRAEAVARARDAGLGAPTDRFG is encoded by the coding sequence GTGACCGTGCGTGTCGTCCTGGCCGACGACCATCAGACCTTCCGCGCGAACCTGCGCCTGCTGCTCGACACCCTCCAGGACGTCGAGGTGGTCGCCGAGGCCGGCGACGGTGGCCAGGCGGTGACGGCGGCGACGTCGCTCGCCGCCGACGTCGTGCTGATGGACCTGCACATGCCCGGCGGCGACGGCATCCGTGCGACCGAGCGCCTGGTCCGGGAGACGCCGCACGTCGGCGTGCTGGTGCTCACCACCTTCGAGGACGAGAGCGCGATCGCCGCCGCGCTGAGCGCTGGGGCACGCGGCTACCTGTTGAAGGGCGCCAGCCGCGACGAGCTGTCCCGCGCCATCACGGCCGTCGCGCGCGGCGAGGCCTTCCTCGGTGCACCGGTCGCCCGCCGGGTCGGTGGTCTGCTGGCCCGAGGCACGGCGGCGCCCCTGCCCGAGTTGAGCGACCGGGAGCGCGAGCTGCTGGCCGCCGTCGCGGCGGGAGAATCGACGCAACGCGTGGCCGCCCGCCTCCACCTCAGCCCGAAGACGGTGCGCAACCACCTGACGAGCATCTACGCCAAGCTCGGGGTCGGCTCGCGGGCGGAGGCGGTGGCCAGGGCCCGCGACGCCGGCCTCGGGGCGCCGACCGACCGCTTCGGCTGA
- a CDS encoding sensor histidine kinase: MGTSTLVTAAEPAHRGSSWRRRATSPTVAALAGIAVLAWLVALALAWLDGTAELHRTVATGLGLVVPYVLVGALLAARVARNPLGWGFLAVGVLSALSNLATTWALRGLVTAPGSLPWAAEAAWLADLIWWPPLVVLVTWLVLLVPDGRLPSRAWRPVAWAPGLGLSLSVVVLAIATWPHRGDTYTGVGAGPLPPPAVAVAAAGAAIMVLSVPVCLAALLGRWRRTSGADRAQIGWFLVAAGSAVSGTAGIFVLPAPEYLVAAAGAAVLPVLTATAVLRHRLLGIEVIVRRSLVGGALTACLATMYVAVSASISLVVGRTSPLSTAVVAGVVAALVFEPARARVQRSVDRLIHGATAVDAATLASELQQARAALVTTREEERRRLRRDLHDGLGPSLAAIGVGLQAALAREPDGPVADVLRRNLAETERAMATVRGLVDGLRPPALDRLGLGEAVLEGVRPLLAGIELRSRIDLGGAPLPAAVEVAAYRIVLEAVTNVARHAGASHCELLLQQSDDGLHLAVRDDGGGPSGPSAGTGLGTATMRERAEELGGWCRIDLRADGTSVVAWLPSGASA, encoded by the coding sequence GTGGGGACGTCGACGCTCGTGACCGCCGCCGAGCCGGCGCACAGGGGCTCGTCGTGGCGTCGGCGGGCGACGTCGCCGACCGTCGCCGCCCTGGCCGGCATCGCCGTGCTCGCCTGGCTCGTCGCGCTGGCCCTCGCGTGGCTGGACGGCACGGCGGAGTTGCACCGGACGGTCGCCACCGGCCTGGGCCTGGTGGTGCCCTACGTCCTGGTGGGCGCGTTGCTGGCCGCGCGGGTGGCTCGCAACCCGCTCGGTTGGGGCTTCCTCGCGGTCGGCGTGCTCAGTGCTCTGAGCAACCTGGCCACCACCTGGGCCCTGCGGGGGCTGGTCACGGCTCCTGGCTCGCTGCCCTGGGCCGCGGAAGCGGCGTGGCTGGCCGACCTGATCTGGTGGCCCCCACTGGTCGTGCTCGTGACGTGGCTGGTCCTGCTGGTGCCCGACGGCCGTCTGCCGTCCCGGGCCTGGCGACCCGTCGCCTGGGCGCCGGGCCTCGGGCTGTCGCTGAGCGTGGTCGTGCTGGCCATCGCGACCTGGCCACACCGCGGTGACACCTACACCGGGGTGGGTGCCGGGCCGCTCCCCCCTCCCGCGGTCGCCGTCGCCGCGGCAGGCGCGGCGATCATGGTCCTGTCGGTGCCGGTGTGCCTGGCAGCGCTGCTGGGCCGCTGGCGGCGGACCTCAGGCGCCGATCGGGCGCAGATCGGCTGGTTCCTCGTCGCGGCCGGTTCCGCGGTGTCCGGCACGGCGGGGATCTTCGTCCTGCCGGCGCCCGAGTACCTCGTGGCGGCCGCCGGGGCGGCCGTCCTGCCCGTGCTGACGGCAACCGCCGTGCTGCGGCATCGGCTGCTCGGGATCGAGGTCATCGTCCGCCGCTCGCTCGTTGGCGGCGCACTGACCGCCTGCCTGGCCACGATGTACGTCGCGGTGTCGGCCTCGATCAGCCTCGTCGTCGGACGCACCTCACCGCTGTCCACGGCCGTCGTCGCCGGAGTCGTCGCCGCGCTGGTGTTCGAGCCTGCGCGTGCCCGCGTCCAGCGCAGCGTCGACCGCCTCATCCATGGTGCGACCGCGGTCGACGCCGCCACGCTGGCCAGCGAACTGCAGCAGGCACGCGCCGCGCTCGTCACGACCCGCGAGGAGGAACGCCGGCGGTTGCGCCGTGACCTGCACGACGGGCTCGGGCCGAGCCTGGCCGCGATCGGGGTGGGTCTGCAGGCCGCGCTGGCGCGGGAGCCCGACGGGCCGGTCGCCGACGTGCTGCGCCGCAACCTCGCAGAGACGGAGCGCGCAATGGCGACGGTTCGTGGCCTGGTCGACGGGTTGCGCCCGCCGGCTCTGGACCGACTCGGTCTGGGCGAGGCCGTGCTCGAAGGCGTCCGGCCGCTGCTGGCCGGCATCGAGCTGCGCAGCAGGATCGACCTCGGCGGCGCACCACTGCCGGCGGCCGTCGAGGTCGCCGCCTACCGGATCGTGCTGGAAGCGGTCACCAACGTCGCCCGCCACGCCGGCGCCAGCCACTGCGAACTCCTCCTCCAGCAGTCCGACGACGGCCTCCACCTCGCCGTCCGCGACGACGGCGGTGGACCGTCGGGCCCGTCGGCGGGGACGGGGCTCGGCACCGCCACCATGCGTGAACGCGCCGAGGAACTCGGCGGGTGGTGCCGCATCGACCTGCGCGCCGATGGCACCTCGGTCGTGGCCTGGTTGCCGTCCGGAGCGTCGGCGTGA
- a CDS encoding potassium channel family protein — translation MRTRKTVKELLVGAKDAAELMVDLAYAAIFFGDESLAREVLRLEERVDELLVDLRAVCMIATRTPDDADRLAGVLSMAVSIEGIADAAEDIARVVLKDLGVPGELRDDLRHATEVTARVKIREDNRIAGSTLRDLELPAHTGMWVIAIRRDVDWVYGPGPEEVLREGDVLFLQGPPEGVDHVRELAGGTPRHFPPPPQRAKLSNLDRAVDVIIELKNASEVAVGLAYSAILLRDQSLAAEVAVIEDKSDELYHQLEGWVLRAAAELEDPDELRGLIHLASSSERIVDAAQSMTRVIEDEGPPHPIIAAALAEADEIVAEAIVSAGSPAEGRTLGQLQLHTETGMEVLAIQRRERWIYRPRRSRSLQAGDRLLAIGPEEGAPRLRDLCGDQRPEGEEGWIEPENSDAE, via the coding sequence ATGAGGACGCGAAAGACGGTCAAGGAGCTGCTGGTCGGCGCCAAGGATGCGGCCGAGCTCATGGTGGACCTGGCGTACGCCGCGATCTTCTTCGGCGACGAGTCCCTGGCCCGGGAGGTGCTGCGCCTGGAGGAACGGGTCGACGAACTGCTCGTCGACCTACGTGCGGTGTGCATGATCGCGACCCGTACGCCCGACGACGCCGACCGGCTCGCCGGCGTGCTGTCGATGGCCGTGTCGATCGAGGGCATCGCCGACGCCGCGGAGGACATCGCGAGGGTGGTGCTGAAGGACCTCGGCGTGCCCGGCGAGCTGCGCGACGACCTTCGCCACGCCACCGAGGTGACGGCGCGGGTCAAGATCCGCGAGGACAACCGGATCGCCGGCTCCACGCTGCGCGACCTCGAGCTGCCCGCCCACACCGGCATGTGGGTCATCGCCATCCGCCGCGACGTCGACTGGGTCTACGGCCCCGGGCCCGAGGAGGTGCTGCGCGAGGGCGACGTGCTGTTCCTGCAGGGACCGCCGGAAGGGGTGGACCACGTCCGCGAGCTCGCGGGCGGCACCCCACGGCACTTCCCCCCGCCGCCGCAGCGCGCCAAGCTGTCCAACCTCGACCGGGCCGTCGACGTCATCATCGAGCTGAAGAACGCCTCCGAGGTGGCCGTCGGGCTCGCCTACTCGGCGATCCTGCTGCGCGACCAGTCGCTGGCCGCCGAGGTGGCCGTCATCGAGGACAAGTCCGACGAGCTGTACCACCAGCTCGAGGGCTGGGTGCTGCGCGCCGCCGCGGAGCTCGAGGACCCCGACGAGCTGCGCGGACTGATCCACCTCGCCTCGTCCTCCGAGCGGATCGTCGACGCCGCCCAGTCGATGACGCGGGTCATCGAGGACGAGGGACCGCCGCACCCGATCATCGCCGCCGCGCTGGCCGAGGCCGACGAGATCGTGGCCGAGGCCATCGTGTCGGCCGGGAGCCCCGCCGAGGGACGCACGCTCGGACAGCTGCAGCTGCACACGGAGACCGGCATGGAGGTGCTGGCGATCCAGCGGCGCGAACGATGGATCTACCGCCCGCGCCGGTCGCGGTCGCTGCAGGCCGGCGACCGGCTGCTGGCCATCGGTCCCGAGGAGGGCGCCCCGCGGCTGCGCGACCTGTGCGGCGACCAGCGCCCCGAGGGCGAAGAAGGGTGGATCGAGCCCGAGAACAGCGACGCCGAGTGA
- a CDS encoding magnesium transporter gives MANRRRGVTLPPAPRPLKVVGRLLGIPIIEVRSYWAQESRSIRAGATALGIGLAATIIAGVVLMSAEARLEGIPGLLALIPAAIGMRGSIFGALGSRLSTGILTGEFEPELRRRSYLGRQIEAATILSFATATQAGVLAWAISVALGLRTVPLLDLVAISLIGGLLSSVVLFFVVIWMARRSNVRGWSMDDVGAPIITAAGDLVTLPALLVGSFILVVEPVAMAIGAVGLVVGVVAVTLGLRRDDAMIRRIVRESMIVLTIAVSIDVMAGIVVEARAEEQFSAPALLVLIPPFIANCGSLGGMLSSRLASKLHVGLLEPRLLPGKLAGLDFSLTVLLAFLAFTGVGAAGWLAAVLVPTVEPLPLLSMLGVTWLAGLFAVVVLAGTAYAAATTSFRFGFDPDNHGIPVVTATMDLAGVICLVAAITILQVG, from the coding sequence GTGGCCAACCGCCGTCGGGGCGTCACCCTGCCGCCGGCCCCCCGCCCGCTGAAGGTCGTGGGGCGCCTGCTGGGCATCCCGATCATCGAGGTGCGCTCGTACTGGGCCCAGGAGTCGCGCAGCATCCGGGCAGGCGCCACTGCCCTGGGCATCGGCTTGGCGGCGACGATCATCGCCGGTGTGGTGCTGATGTCGGCCGAGGCGCGGCTGGAGGGCATTCCCGGGCTGCTGGCGCTGATCCCGGCCGCTATCGGCATGCGCGGCTCGATCTTCGGCGCGCTCGGCTCACGGCTGTCGACCGGGATCCTCACCGGCGAGTTCGAGCCCGAACTGCGCCGTCGCAGCTACCTCGGCCGCCAGATCGAGGCCGCGACGATCCTGAGCTTCGCGACGGCCACCCAGGCCGGCGTGCTGGCCTGGGCGATCTCCGTGGCCCTCGGCCTGCGCACCGTGCCGCTGCTGGACCTGGTCGCGATCTCGCTGATCGGCGGGTTGCTGTCGTCGGTGGTGCTCTTCTTCGTCGTGATCTGGATGGCCCGGCGCAGCAACGTGCGCGGCTGGAGCATGGACGACGTCGGCGCGCCGATCATCACCGCGGCCGGCGACCTGGTGACGCTGCCGGCCCTGCTCGTGGGCAGCTTCATCCTCGTCGTGGAGCCCGTGGCCATGGCGATCGGCGCGGTCGGCCTGGTCGTCGGCGTGGTGGCCGTGACGTTGGGGCTCCGGCGCGACGACGCCATGATCCGCCGCATCGTGCGCGAGTCGATGATCGTGCTGACCATCGCCGTGTCGATCGACGTCATGGCCGGCATCGTCGTCGAGGCCCGCGCCGAGGAGCAGTTCAGCGCCCCGGCGCTGCTGGTGCTCATCCCGCCGTTCATCGCCAACTGCGGCTCGTTGGGCGGCATGCTCTCCAGCCGGCTGGCCTCCAAGCTGCACGTCGGTCTGCTGGAGCCGCGCCTGCTGCCCGGCAAGCTCGCCGGCCTCGACTTCTCCCTTACGGTGCTGCTGGCCTTCCTCGCCTTCACCGGCGTGGGCGCGGCCGGCTGGCTGGCCGCGGTCCTCGTCCCGACGGTCGAGCCGCTGCCGCTGCTGTCCATGCTGGGTGTGACCTGGCTGGCCGGGCTGTTCGCGGTGGTCGTGCTGGCGGGCACGGCCTATGCGGCCGCCACGACCTCGTTCCGCTTCGGGTTCGACCCCGACAACCACGGCATCCCCGTGGTGACCGCGACCATGGACCTGGCGGGGGTCATCTGTCTGGTCGCGGCGATCACGATCCTGCAGGTGGGTTGA